The following are encoded in a window of Aromatoleum petrolei genomic DNA:
- a CDS encoding SDR family oxidoreductase: protein MTTKLFDLEGKIALVSGASRGIGEEIARLLAEQGAHVIVSSRKAEDCQKVAADIREAGGSASVLACNVGRMEDIAAAFEQIEKLHGRLDILINNAAANPYYGHVLDTDLGAFTKTVDVNIRGYFFMSVEAGKMMKKQGKGAIVNVGSVNALRPGENQGIYSITKAAIVNMTKAFARECGSLGIRVNALLPGLTKTKFSTALFNDEKLYSEWVSNIPLRRHAEPREMAGAVLYLVSDAASYTNGDCIVVDGGMTL from the coding sequence ATGACGACCAAACTATTCGATCTTGAAGGCAAGATCGCATTGGTGTCGGGGGCAAGTCGCGGCATCGGCGAAGAGATCGCCAGACTGCTGGCGGAGCAGGGCGCGCATGTGATCGTTTCCAGCCGAAAAGCTGAAGACTGCCAAAAAGTCGCCGCGGACATCCGCGAAGCGGGTGGAAGCGCGAGTGTGCTTGCCTGCAATGTCGGCAGGATGGAAGACATCGCTGCCGCGTTCGAACAGATCGAAAAGCTTCACGGCCGGCTCGACATTCTGATCAACAACGCCGCGGCTAATCCCTATTACGGGCATGTGCTTGATACGGATCTCGGCGCTTTTACCAAGACCGTCGACGTCAACATTCGCGGTTACTTCTTCATGTCGGTGGAGGCCGGCAAGATGATGAAGAAGCAGGGCAAGGGGGCGATCGTCAATGTCGGCTCGGTGAATGCTTTGCGGCCCGGGGAGAACCAGGGCATCTATTCGATCACGAAGGCGGCCATCGTCAATATGACCAAGGCCTTCGCCCGAGAGTGCGGCTCGTTGGGAATCCGCGTCAATGCCTTGTTGCCCGGGCTGACCAAGACCAAGTTTTCGACAGCGCTGTTCAATGACGAAAAGCTCTACAGCGAATGGGTCTCCAACATTCCCTTGCGCCGTCACGCTGAACCGCGCGAGATGGCTGGCGCTGTGCTCTACCTCGTATCGGATGCCGCCAGCTATACCAACGGCGACTGCATCGTCGTCGACGGCGGCATGACTCTTTAA
- a CDS encoding phosphotransferase translates to MIVNSEIHQLDVDGLCKYLETHVDGFEGPLSAEKFTGGQSNPTFLLRAKSGNYVLRRQPPGQLLKSAHAVDREYRVITALSPTQVPVAHAHHLCTDTSVIGSMFYVMDYLEGRIFWDPSLPELDIDQRKPAYDALIGALAALHDVDVDHVGLSDYGRAGNYFERQIGTWTKQYRASETERLECMEALIDWLPKHCPAEDGRAALVHGDFRFDNLIFHPKDLRVLAVLDWELSTLGNPLADLAYFCMCLRLPEDSYVKGLGSKNRRVLGVPEEAEIVRRYCALRGIPKIEDWNFYIAFSFFRLAAIAQGVKKRAIDGNASSAHAQKVGEMVAPLAEMGFAAANENDMERSVA, encoded by the coding sequence ATGATCGTGAACAGCGAAATTCACCAACTTGATGTCGACGGGCTGTGCAAATACCTGGAAACCCATGTTGATGGTTTTGAGGGGCCATTGAGCGCGGAGAAATTTACGGGTGGTCAGTCGAATCCCACGTTCTTGCTGCGGGCAAAGAGCGGCAACTACGTCCTTCGCCGGCAACCGCCGGGCCAGCTCCTGAAATCGGCGCATGCCGTCGATCGTGAATATCGCGTCATCACGGCGTTGTCACCGACGCAAGTGCCGGTGGCGCATGCTCATCATCTCTGCACCGATACGAGCGTGATCGGCAGCATGTTCTACGTCATGGATTACCTTGAGGGGCGCATCTTTTGGGATCCGTCGCTGCCCGAACTCGATATCGATCAACGCAAGCCAGCCTACGATGCCTTGATAGGGGCGTTGGCAGCACTGCACGACGTCGATGTCGATCATGTCGGCCTGAGTGATTATGGCCGGGCAGGGAATTATTTCGAGCGGCAGATTGGTACATGGACCAAGCAATATCGTGCTTCTGAAACCGAGCGATTGGAATGCATGGAAGCCTTGATCGACTGGCTTCCGAAGCATTGCCCCGCGGAGGACGGCAGGGCGGCGCTGGTTCATGGCGACTTCCGCTTCGACAACCTTATTTTCCATCCCAAGGACCTGCGCGTTTTGGCGGTTCTGGACTGGGAGCTTTCGACGCTGGGTAATCCTCTGGCAGATCTCGCCTATTTCTGCATGTGCCTGCGATTGCCAGAGGATTCTTACGTCAAAGGTCTGGGCAGCAAGAATCGTCGCGTTCTCGGCGTGCCCGAAGAAGCTGAAATAGTCAGGCGCTACTGTGCGTTGCGCGGTATCCCGAAAATAGAGGACTGGAATTTCTATATCGCATTCAGCTTTTTCCGCCTTGCTGCGATTGCGCAAGGGGTCAAGAAGCGTGCCATCGACGGCAATGCGTCCAGCGCGCACGCGCAAAAAGTCGGCGAGATGGTTGCACCGCTAGCCGAAATGGGTTTTGCGGCAGCGAACGAAAACGATATGGAAAGGAGTGTGGCATGA
- a CDS encoding histidine phosphatase family protein has translation MAELYLVRHGQASFGAANYDQLSSLGRQQGQLVGEYFAERNIVFDHVLLGTMNRHRQTAEAIFNGSTAVPTPKEHRGLNEYDFAALFDGLGDEHHELKVLAKERKKDFYKALRQVLLLWMEDRIEGPIPETWSQFQQRVADARNHIQGLKGKVLAVSSGGVMAAMAQQTLGAPREKVISLNLQINNCSFCRYFFNADSFHLATFNSIPYFDRADRQNFITYG, from the coding sequence ATGGCAGAGCTCTATCTCGTCAGGCATGGGCAGGCAAGTTTCGGCGCCGCCAACTATGACCAGCTCTCATCGTTGGGACGGCAGCAGGGGCAACTGGTCGGGGAATACTTTGCAGAGCGCAATATCGTTTTCGATCATGTATTGCTCGGGACGATGAATCGTCACAGGCAGACGGCGGAGGCGATATTCAATGGCTCGACTGCAGTTCCGACGCCAAAGGAGCACCGAGGTCTGAACGAGTACGACTTTGCCGCGCTGTTTGACGGTCTCGGCGATGAGCACCATGAATTGAAGGTCCTCGCAAAAGAGAGAAAGAAGGATTTCTACAAGGCCCTGAGGCAAGTATTGCTCTTGTGGATGGAAGATCGTATCGAAGGACCTATTCCGGAGACATGGTCGCAGTTCCAGCAGCGTGTTGCGGATGCCCGAAACCATATCCAGGGACTGAAAGGAAAAGTCTTGGCCGTGAGTTCGGGCGGCGTCATGGCTGCGATGGCGCAGCAGACGCTTGGCGCTCCCCGGGAAAAAGTCATATCGCTCAATCTGCAAATCAACAACTGCAGTTTCTGCCGCTATTTCTTCAACGCAGATTCATTTCATCTCGCGACGTTCAACAGCATTCCGTATTTCGACCGAGCGGATCGTCAAAATTTCATCACCTATGGGTAG
- a CDS encoding thiolase family protein: protein MTRLYIAGIAMTVFGRHLERSLHDLAGEALQGALKDAGCAASDIGAAYYSGMTNGPLQGQISVPGQVIFSKIGIERIPVFNVENACASGSSAFHLALQSLKAGATDVALAIGAEKMNIPDKARAMALFEGGWDVSRVEENYATLMKMGEGITPPPGSESDRPYSRFMSIYAAMCRWHMRTYGTTQRQIAAVCAKNHGHSVHNPYSQFRKTFTIDEVLAAPPITYPITLPMCAPLSDGAAAAIVCTEEGLKRIGADRRRAVEVAASVIRSFSHRSIDEPEKAVGRLAALQAYEIAGIGPGDIDVAEVHDASAMGEIIQTENLGFVDPGQGGPAAERGDFTIGGRIPINPSGGLESKGHPLGATGIGQLYELVTQLRGEAGARQVEGARHAMQENGGGLQGVEEAAVAIHILRH from the coding sequence ATGACACGACTCTACATTGCCGGCATCGCGATGACGGTCTTCGGTCGCCACCTCGAGCGCAGCCTGCACGATCTCGCGGGCGAAGCCTTGCAGGGCGCGCTCAAAGACGCCGGCTGCGCCGCCTCCGACATCGGCGCCGCCTACTACTCGGGCATGACCAACGGCCCGTTGCAGGGCCAGATCTCGGTGCCGGGCCAGGTGATCTTCAGCAAGATCGGGATCGAGCGCATTCCCGTGTTCAACGTCGAGAACGCCTGTGCCTCGGGCAGCAGCGCCTTTCACCTCGCGCTGCAGAGCCTGAAGGCGGGCGCCACCGACGTGGCGCTGGCGATCGGCGCGGAGAAGATGAACATCCCAGACAAGGCCCGCGCAATGGCGCTGTTCGAGGGCGGCTGGGACGTCTCGCGCGTCGAAGAGAACTACGCCACCCTGATGAAGATGGGCGAAGGCATCACGCCGCCGCCGGGGTCGGAATCGGACCGCCCCTACAGCCGTTTCATGTCCATCTACGCGGCGATGTGCCGCTGGCACATGCGGACCTACGGCACCACGCAACGGCAGATCGCCGCCGTGTGCGCCAAGAATCATGGCCACTCGGTGCATAACCCGTACTCGCAGTTCCGCAAGACCTTCACGATCGACGAGGTGCTGGCGGCGCCGCCGATCACCTATCCGATCACATTGCCGATGTGCGCGCCGCTTTCCGACGGCGCCGCCGCCGCCATCGTCTGCACCGAGGAGGGGCTGAAGCGGATCGGCGCCGACCGCCGCCGCGCGGTCGAGGTCGCGGCCAGCGTAATCCGCAGTTTCAGCCACCGCAGCATCGACGAGCCGGAAAAGGCCGTCGGCCGCTTGGCTGCGCTGCAGGCCTACGAGATCGCCGGTATCGGGCCGGGCGACATCGACGTCGCAGAAGTGCACGACGCGTCGGCGATGGGAGAAATCATCCAAACCGAAAACCTCGGCTTCGTCGATCCGGGTCAAGGCGGCCCGGCGGCCGAGCGCGGTGACTTCACCATCGGCGGTCGAATCCCGATCAACCCCTCGGGCGGCCTCGAATCGAAAGGCCACCCACTGGGCGCCACCGGTATCGGCCAACTCTACGAACTGGTGACGCAATTGCGCGGCGAGGCAGGCGCACGCCAGGTCGAGGGCGCCCGCCATGCCATGCAGGAGAACGGCGGCGGCTTGCAGGGCGTCGAGGAAGCCGCGGTAGCGATCCATATCCTGCGGCACTGA
- a CDS encoding class I adenylate-forming enzyme family protein, with protein MAIIDFFDRGWRLNPEGAAYIQGNRSYSFNEVGRLSCRIARALQTAGYGRGSKGAVWAGNDTTAWTCALGLWRANMAWIPVGARNAAEENRHVLDSFDCDVLFFQKEFEATIAALRPQLPKIKLFVCIDGEAEAAVSLPAWVEGHADTDPGIAVDLDDVVAISPTGGTTGLPKGVMNTHRSIQTFVAHFMIGCSYGAQDRPVNLAAAPMTHTAGLLSLPCTARGGAVVILPKPDPALLLEAIPAHRVTEFFLPPTVIYRLLDIPEVNKVDFSSLKYFLYGAAPMSLDKLKRAIEVFGPVMMESYGQTEAPGAIACLRPDEHFNADGALASDEQLSSVGRPHPLIRLEILDDDNRVLPHGETGEICIRGDLVMKGYYNDPVKTAETIVDGWLHTGDIGHLDASGRLHITDRKKDMIISGGFNVYPSEVEQVIWAHPAVRDCAVIGIPDKKWGEAVKAVVELNADQSVSEEELITLCKQKLGSVKAPKTVAFATLPRSPVGKVLKKDLRAEYWRAAERKI; from the coding sequence ATGGCGATCATCGATTTCTTCGACCGCGGCTGGCGCCTTAACCCCGAGGGTGCGGCCTACATCCAGGGAAACCGCAGCTACAGCTTCAACGAGGTCGGGCGGCTGAGCTGCCGCATCGCGCGTGCGCTGCAGACGGCGGGTTACGGGCGCGGCAGCAAGGGCGCCGTCTGGGCCGGCAACGACACCACCGCCTGGACCTGTGCGCTGGGGCTGTGGCGGGCCAATATGGCCTGGATCCCGGTGGGCGCGCGCAACGCCGCCGAGGAGAATCGCCACGTCCTCGACAGCTTCGACTGCGACGTGCTGTTCTTCCAGAAGGAGTTCGAGGCAACGATCGCCGCCCTGCGGCCGCAACTGCCGAAAATCAAGCTTTTCGTCTGCATCGACGGCGAGGCCGAGGCTGCCGTCTCGCTGCCGGCCTGGGTTGAAGGCCACGCCGACACCGATCCCGGCATCGCGGTCGATCTCGACGACGTGGTCGCGATCTCGCCCACCGGCGGTACCACCGGTCTGCCCAAGGGGGTGATGAACACCCACCGCAGCATTCAGACTTTCGTCGCCCACTTCATGATCGGCTGCAGCTATGGCGCGCAGGATCGCCCGGTCAACCTGGCGGCAGCGCCGATGACCCACACCGCGGGGCTGCTGTCGCTGCCCTGCACGGCACGTGGTGGCGCGGTCGTCATCCTTCCCAAGCCCGATCCGGCGCTGCTGCTGGAGGCCATCCCCGCACACCGGGTGACGGAATTCTTCCTGCCGCCGACGGTGATCTACCGCCTGCTCGACATCCCCGAAGTGAACAAGGTCGACTTCTCGTCGCTGAAGTACTTCCTCTACGGCGCGGCGCCGATGTCGCTGGACAAGCTCAAGCGCGCGATCGAGGTCTTCGGGCCGGTGATGATGGAAAGTTACGGCCAGACCGAAGCCCCGGGAGCGATTGCCTGCCTGCGCCCCGACGAGCATTTCAACGCCGACGGCGCGCTGGCGAGCGACGAGCAGCTGTCGTCGGTGGGACGCCCCCATCCGCTGATCCGACTCGAAATCCTCGACGACGACAACCGCGTGCTGCCCCATGGCGAAACGGGCGAGATCTGCATCCGCGGCGATCTGGTGATGAAGGGCTATTACAACGACCCGGTGAAGACCGCGGAAACCATCGTCGACGGCTGGCTGCACACCGGCGACATCGGCCATCTCGACGCCAGCGGCCGCCTCCACATCACCGACCGCAAGAAGGACATGATCATCAGCGGCGGCTTCAACGTCTATCCCAGCGAAGTCGAGCAGGTGATCTGGGCCCACCCGGCGGTGCGCGACTGCGCCGTCATCGGCATCCCCGACAAGAAGTGGGGTGAGGCGGTGAAGGCGGTGGTCGAGTTGAACGCCGACCAGAGTGTGAGCGAAGAAGAACTGATCACGCTGTGCAAGCAGAAGCTTGGCTCGGTCAAGGCGCCCAAGACGGTTGCCTTCGCGACCCTGCCGCGCAGCCCGGTCGGCAAGGTATTGAAGAAGGACTTGCGTGCCGAGTACTGGCGTGCTGCCGAGCGGAAGATCTAG
- a CDS encoding saccharopine dehydrogenase family protein, producing MAKYPVVVYGASGYTGMLIMDWLIDQNIPFTAVARNAKRTQEMMAQRVVRLESATYEIVEATHDVESLVRAFKGAKVVCNTVGPFVNFGLTTVEATLQAGCHYLDTTGEQSFIRAARDRFGELFRQAGLLLSPSTAYMYSFSEIAAELALETPGIDALETATLCRGPRGAGSGVTVGSTASIFEIFRHEACYLWEKKLVPHAANASYTVAVPDLIQPVFTIPWGGTSLPIFFENDPRVRSCVSSVGFYDNEVMKFVHAVGQKWESEYKNLSKEEQDQVVKGLVDSTTPSMPPRERTTLTRTVDTAIGRGQLAAVRATVRGVTPYIATGALQTAAVMKLLDGETAKVGFASACKAFGHRYLLGFLEQRGLAAASVTTL from the coding sequence ATGGCTAAATATCCCGTCGTCGTCTATGGCGCCAGTGGCTACACCGGCATGCTGATCATGGACTGGCTGATCGACCAGAACATCCCCTTCACGGCCGTCGCGCGCAACGCCAAACGGACCCAGGAGATGATGGCCCAGCGCGTCGTGCGCCTGGAGTCGGCCACCTACGAGATCGTCGAGGCGACGCATGACGTCGAATCGCTGGTCCGGGCGTTCAAGGGCGCAAAAGTCGTCTGCAATACGGTGGGCCCCTTCGTCAACTTCGGTCTGACGACCGTCGAGGCAACGCTACAGGCAGGCTGCCATTACCTGGACACCACGGGTGAGCAGAGCTTCATCCGGGCGGCCCGCGATCGCTTCGGTGAGCTGTTCCGGCAGGCAGGTCTGCTGCTGTCGCCGTCGACGGCCTATATGTACTCGTTCTCCGAGATCGCCGCTGAACTCGCCTTGGAGACACCCGGAATCGATGCGCTGGAGACCGCAACGCTTTGTCGCGGGCCGCGCGGCGCCGGGTCGGGGGTCACGGTGGGGTCGACGGCCTCGATCTTCGAGATCTTCCGTCATGAGGCCTGCTACCTGTGGGAGAAGAAGCTGGTGCCGCATGCGGCCAACGCCTCGTACACCGTCGCCGTTCCGGACCTCATTCAACCCGTCTTCACGATCCCGTGGGGCGGTACCTCGCTGCCCATCTTCTTCGAGAACGATCCGCGCGTGCGCAGTTGCGTTTCCAGCGTCGGTTTCTACGACAACGAAGTGATGAAGTTCGTGCATGCCGTGGGCCAGAAGTGGGAGAGCGAATACAAGAATCTGTCCAAGGAGGAGCAGGACCAGGTGGTCAAGGGGCTCGTCGACTCGACGACGCCCTCCATGCCGCCGCGCGAGCGCACGACCCTGACACGTACGGTCGATACGGCCATCGGGCGCGGCCAGCTCGCCGCGGTGCGTGCGACGGTACGCGGTGTCACACCCTACATTGCGACCGGCGCGCTGCAGACGGCCGCCGTGATGAAGCTCCTCGACGGCGAGACTGCGAAAGTCGGATTCGCCTCGGCCTGCAAGGCCTTCGGCCACCGCTATCTCCTGGGTTTCCTGGAGCAGCGCGGGTTGGCCGCCGCCAGCGTCACAACGCTCTGA
- a CDS encoding acyl-CoA dehydrogenase family protein: MINLKTELTLPAVGLTGFEAPLNETELAIQETLHRFAKDVLRPAGQELDKMSAEQVIAPGSPYYEVLAKAAQLGLDSSLLEQMPPETAIRVESIIGEEMGWGDAGLGVSLACVTFPLEMAKAAGNSELVDLCRDKIGCWMITQPDRGSDAQIFDMAREWPVKGGQGNKGNVWGVVGKDEIVINGQCSAWVTNGVVAQVALAYINADYGDGFFDANGRPHGLVVIIPLDLPGVSKGKPLDKIGQRALPQGEIYFDNVRVPKRFAIALKDEYYGNLASVWAFAGCHMGQIMTGLARAAFEMALQYCHERKQGGQLLIDHQLTRWRLGDMLRRVELCRAVARRSLTYARLSPAGHPYATASGKVTVTEEAMKVATEAFQLFGAFGTSREYPIEKLFRDARSALIEDGENYVLTMRLGLLAQQLYADGWSNN, translated from the coding sequence ATGATTAACCTGAAAACGGAACTGACGCTTCCGGCCGTGGGCTTGACCGGCTTCGAGGCGCCGCTCAACGAGACCGAGCTGGCCATCCAGGAGACATTGCACCGGTTTGCCAAGGATGTGCTGCGGCCCGCCGGCCAGGAACTGGACAAGATGAGCGCGGAGCAGGTGATTGCCCCGGGTTCTCCGTACTACGAGGTTCTGGCCAAGGCCGCGCAACTCGGCCTCGATTCCAGCCTGCTGGAGCAGATGCCGCCGGAAACGGCCATCCGGGTCGAGTCGATCATCGGCGAGGAAATGGGCTGGGGTGACGCCGGTCTGGGGGTCTCGCTGGCCTGCGTCACCTTTCCGCTGGAAATGGCGAAGGCCGCCGGCAATTCCGAATTGGTCGACCTCTGCCGCGACAAGATCGGCTGCTGGATGATCACTCAGCCCGACAGGGGCAGTGATGCCCAGATTTTCGACATGGCGCGCGAATGGCCGGTCAAGGGCGGCCAGGGCAACAAGGGCAATGTCTGGGGCGTCGTCGGCAAGGATGAAATCGTCATCAACGGCCAATGTTCGGCTTGGGTGACCAACGGCGTCGTCGCCCAGGTGGCGCTGGCCTACATCAACGCTGATTATGGCGACGGGTTCTTTGACGCCAACGGCCGTCCGCACGGCCTGGTGGTGATTATCCCGCTCGATCTGCCCGGCGTCTCGAAGGGCAAGCCGCTGGACAAGATCGGGCAGCGCGCACTGCCGCAGGGTGAAATCTATTTCGACAACGTCCGCGTTCCCAAGCGTTTCGCGATTGCGCTCAAGGACGAGTATTACGGCAATCTGGCTTCCGTGTGGGCCTTCGCGGGTTGCCACATGGGTCAGATCATGACCGGGTTGGCGCGCGCGGCCTTCGAGATGGCGCTGCAATATTGTCATGAGCGCAAGCAGGGTGGCCAATTGCTGATCGATCACCAGCTTACTCGCTGGCGGCTGGGCGACATGCTGCGTCGAGTTGAACTGTGTCGCGCCGTCGCCCGCCGTTCCCTCACTTATGCCCGCCTCTCACCGGCCGGACACCCGTACGCCACGGCGTCGGGCAAGGTCACGGTCACCGAGGAAGCGATGAAGGTCGCGACCGAAGCGTTCCAGCTCTTCGGCGCCTTTGGCACCTCGCGCGAGTATCCGATCGAAAAGCTCTTCCGCGACGCGCGGTCCGCGCTGATCGAAGACGGTGAGAACTATGTCCTGACCATGCGCCTGGGCCTGCTCGCACAGCAGCTCTACGCCGATGGCTGGTCGAACAACTGA
- a CDS encoding Fic family protein: protein MSRWIWQHPDWPHVTWQSATLAPLLRRVTLAQGALLGRAQGSVPELRAEFTLDALLQNIVDSSAIEGESLNVGSVRSSIARRLGLAEADEAAPEPRSEGLAQIMWDATANLDAPLTETRLLQWHAWLFAGEESSVGRMIRVGDWRGTDTMQVVSGRIDRPTVHFEAPPREGLEARIAEFLAWFDRSRSDAMLDPLLRAALAHFWFVTLHPFDDGNGRITRALTDLALAQGEHQSIRFYAMSVAILADRKGCYAQLEATQKMKASASPLDLTPWLHWFLVTLLRAVEGASAQIDRVLGKSRFWLVHRPKALNPEQIKVLNHLLDGDQPGRGGFEHGISAAQYQAVAKVSKATATRHLADLVAKGCLEKLPGGGRSTRYRIHWPGRIPETGGIEH from the coding sequence ATGTCCCGCTGGATCTGGCAACACCCCGATTGGCCACATGTCACCTGGCAGTCCGCCACGCTGGCCCCCCTGCTGCGCCGGGTCACGCTCGCTCAAGGAGCTTTGCTCGGCCGTGCCCAAGGCTCCGTGCCCGAACTGCGCGCCGAATTCACGCTGGATGCTCTGCTGCAGAACATCGTCGATTCCAGCGCGATCGAAGGGGAATCGCTGAATGTCGGCTCGGTGCGCTCCAGCATCGCCCGTCGCCTCGGGTTGGCCGAGGCAGACGAAGCCGCTCCCGAGCCGCGCAGCGAAGGACTTGCGCAGATCATGTGGGACGCCACGGCCAACCTCGATGCCCCGCTCACCGAGACTCGCCTGTTGCAGTGGCATGCCTGGCTATTCGCCGGGGAAGAGAGTTCCGTTGGCCGCATGATCCGGGTCGGCGACTGGCGCGGGACCGACACCATGCAGGTTGTCTCCGGCCGCATCGACCGCCCTACAGTGCACTTCGAAGCGCCGCCCCGCGAGGGGCTGGAAGCGCGCATCGCCGAATTCCTTGCGTGGTTCGACCGCAGCCGCAGCGATGCCATGCTCGATCCCCTACTGCGCGCAGCCCTGGCCCACTTCTGGTTCGTCACCCTGCACCCCTTCGACGACGGCAACGGTCGCATCACCCGCGCGCTCACCGATCTCGCCCTGGCCCAAGGCGAGCACCAAAGCATCCGTTTCTATGCGATGTCGGTCGCCATCCTCGCCGATCGCAAGGGGTGCTACGCGCAACTTGAAGCCACCCAGAAGATGAAGGCGTCGGCCTCGCCGCTCGACCTCACTCCCTGGCTGCACTGGTTTCTGGTCACCCTGCTGCGCGCCGTCGAGGGCGCGTCGGCGCAAATCGACCGGGTACTCGGCAAGAGCCGCTTCTGGCTTGTACACCGCCCCAAGGCACTCAACCCGGAGCAGATCAAGGTGCTCAACCACCTGCTCGACGGCGACCAACCCGGCCGGGGCGGTTTCGAGCACGGCATCAGCGCGGCGCAATATCAGGCAGTCGCCAAGGTGTCCAAGGCCACCGCAACCCGTCATCTGGCCGACTTGGTGGCCAAGGGCTGCCTGGAAAAACTGCCCGGGGGAGGCCGTTCCACACGCTACCGAATTCACTGGCCCGGCCGAATTCCGGAAACCGGGGGCATTGAACACTGA
- a CDS encoding flavin reductase family protein: MQIDPSRHSPADNYKLLTNLVVPRPIAWVTSVNAAGTVNLAPFSFFNAVASNPPYVMISVGRNDAGHPKDTAANIEATGEFVVNMVTEDLFAAMNISAADFPPDHSEIEAAGLATEASIHVRVPRVTQAQVSLECRLHTSLVLGTNTVYVGEVVMFHVADHLVGPRLHIEGFAPLGRLGSPSVYCRTTDRFNAPRISYAQWLEQNRRSAVGAESS, translated from the coding sequence ATGCAGATCGACCCCTCGCGCCATTCGCCAGCCGACAACTACAAGCTTCTCACCAACCTCGTCGTGCCGCGGCCCATCGCCTGGGTCACCAGCGTGAACGCCGCCGGCACCGTCAATCTGGCGCCCTTCAGCTTCTTCAACGCCGTCGCCTCCAATCCCCCTTACGTGATGATCAGCGTCGGTCGCAACGATGCCGGCCATCCCAAGGACACGGCGGCCAACATCGAGGCCACGGGCGAATTCGTCGTCAACATGGTCACGGAAGACCTCTTCGCTGCGATGAACATCTCGGCCGCCGATTTCCCGCCCGACCATAGCGAAATCGAGGCGGCTGGCCTCGCCACCGAAGCGTCGATCCATGTCCGCGTACCCCGGGTGACCCAGGCGCAGGTCAGCCTCGAATGCCGCCTGCACACCAGCCTCGTGCTCGGCACGAACACGGTGTATGTCGGCGAGGTGGTAATGTTCCACGTGGCCGACCACCTCGTCGGGCCGCGACTGCATATCGAAGGCTTCGCCCCCCTCGGCCGCCTCGGCTCACCGTCGGTCTATTGCCGCACGACGGACCGCTTCAACGCGCCGCGGATCTCCTATGCCCAGTGGCTCGAACAGAACCGCCGGTCTGCGGTTGGCGCTGAGAGTTCGTGA
- a CDS encoding IS3 family transposase (programmed frameshift) → MRTRRKFSDEFKREAVRLATQPGMTATAVARDLGLERSVLRRWMLNAEEGRTDLTPGRPLKSDSQAELEQLRRELARVKMERDILKKAPRLLREGPDVKFGFVAKHRAVWPVRVLCEVLGISRSGFYEWFSRRPSPRTRANEKLTGLIRQSFEASDRTYGSRRVWHDVLAWGEHCGIHRVARLMRAAGLAARKKRRRSPNDAGLRPEHSIAPNLLQREFEADAPNKKWLADFTYLWTDEGWLYVAAVLDLYSRRIVGWSMKAEMTAQLVIDALLMAVWRRGKPKELLHHSDQGSQYTREDFQRLLADQGIVCSMSRKGNCWDNAAMESFFSSLKTERAARKRYPTRDDARADVFDYIERFYNPRRRHSVLGYLSPVQFEENMVAV, encoded by the exons ATGCGAACAAGAAGGAAGTTCTCGGACGAGTTCAAGCGCGAGGCGGTGCGTTTGGCAACGCAGCCGGGTATGACGGCGACAGCGGTCGCCCGAGATCTGGGACTCGAGCGCAGCGTGCTGCGCCGATGGATGTTGAATGCGGAAGAAGGTCGCACCGATTTGACGCCTGGCAGGCCTCTGAAGAGCGACAGCCAGGCGGAACTTGAGCAACTGCGGCGCGAACTGGCGCGGGTGAAGATGGAGCGCGATATCTTAAAAAAGGCGC CTCGGCTACTTCGCGAAGGACCCGACGTGAAGTTCGGCTTCGTTGCCAAACATCGGGCGGTGTGGCCGGTTCGGGTTCTATGTGAAGTGCTCGGAATTTCCCGCAGCGGCTTCTACGAATGGTTCAGTAGGCGGCCAAGCCCGCGTACCCGCGCCAACGAGAAGCTCACGGGGCTGATTCGGCAAAGCTTCGAAGCGAGCGATCGGACCTACGGTAGCCGACGTGTTTGGCACGACGTGCTTGCCTGGGGCGAGCACTGCGGCATTCATCGCGTTGCTCGCCTAATGAGGGCGGCCGGGCTGGCTGCGCGCAAGAAGCGTCGTCGCTCGCCCAACGATGCGGGCCTGCGGCCCGAACACAGCATTGCACCGAATCTGCTGCAGCGCGAGTTCGAGGCGGATGCGCCGAACAAGAAGTGGCTGGCCGACTTCACGTACCTGTGGACCGACGAAGGCTGGCTATACGTTGCGGCCGTGCTGGACCTGTACTCGCGAAGAATTGTCGGCTGGTCAATGAAGGCGGAAATGACTGCGCAACTGGTCATCGATGCGCTCTTGATGGCGGTCTGGCGGCGCGGTAAACCCAAGGAGCTGTTACACCATTCCGATCAGGGTAGCCAATACACCCGCGAAGACTTCCAGCGGCTGCTAGCCGACCAGGGCATCGTTTGCAGCATGAGTCGAAAGGGCAACTGCTGGGATAACGCCGCGATGGAGAGCTTCTTCTCCAGCCTCAAGACGGAACGTGCCGCGCGAAAGCGATATCCGACACGCGACGACGCTCGGGCGGACGTGTTCGACTACATTGAACGCTTCTACAATCCGCGGCGGCGTCACTCCGTGCTTGGATATCTCAGCCCGGTTCAGTTTGAAGAAAATATGGTGGCTGTGTAG